From Sphingomonas hengshuiensis, one genomic window encodes:
- the addB gene encoding double-strand break repair protein AddB — protein sequence MSIVPRSLHLYTIPPHRAFADALAIGLIRRFGGDPLKLARGLVLVPNNRAKRAIQEAFVRASGGGLLLPRLVAVGDPELDEAVFDAASEAPVPPAIDPLQRRMILARLIQAAGAPVDAAEAVRLAGELATTFDQLLVEEVAPHTLHTIEIAQELSAHWERSLALFDAVLDAWPAELERLGRIDMVERRIRLIDRLERRWRATPPGGFVCAAGVTGSAPAIARLLRAVAELPQGMVVLPGLSTAISDAEWDLLGPHAPDPVSGRRRRNIESHPQFHLKLLLERMGVHRSEFDPWRVASDHDAPPARSKAIASAMAPPELTHGWTALPAAERRLDGVRALEVATPAEEAQAIALALREALETPGRTAALVTPDRVLARRVAAHCARWGLVIDDSAGQPLSMLPPGTLLLAIADAAAQGFAPLPLLTLLKHPLVMPDARLAWLEGARTLDRALRGPRPAPGLAGVDRHLAEQDGREGHLRAAAERWWPTARALLAPLEALFAGGPAPLPALVAALREAAQALGGDALWSRADGRAAADLLDALEREAVHGPALAEPEALAPLLRTLMAETAVRPPQGGHPRLAILGLLEARLQTADLMILGGLNEGVWPGLPAPDPWLAPRIRAELGLPGLERRIGLSAHDLASALGAKQVLLTRARRDASAPTIASRFWLRLEALSGGLERAGELAAWLRAIDDGGVAEPAPRPAPAPPVAARPKALSVTEVDRLKADPYAFYARRMLRLMPLDPVDADPSAAWRGTAVHAVLQRWFELDGCAPEKLRARAEAMLVDEPTHPMMRALWQPRLMEAIDWIAAQIAADPSRKVIAVETRGVIPFAGVELSGTFDRIDRLADGSLAIVDYKTGKPPSLAAVREGFSLQLGLLGLIAERGGFEGVEGRASAFEYWSLSRNPRGGFGYVESPCDTRRRDYLPADDFVDAAVAQFEGAARMWLTGDEPFTAKLHPDYAPYAEYDQLMRRDEWYGRD from the coding sequence ATGTCGATAGTGCCCAGGTCGCTCCACCTCTACACCATCCCCCCGCATCGCGCCTTTGCCGACGCGCTGGCGATCGGGTTGATCCGGCGGTTCGGGGGCGATCCGCTGAAGCTGGCGCGCGGGTTGGTGCTGGTGCCCAATAATCGCGCCAAGCGGGCGATTCAGGAGGCGTTCGTGCGGGCCAGCGGCGGCGGGCTGTTACTGCCCCGGCTGGTCGCGGTGGGCGATCCCGAATTGGACGAGGCGGTGTTCGATGCCGCGAGCGAGGCGCCGGTGCCGCCCGCGATCGATCCGCTCCAGCGACGGATGATCCTCGCGCGGCTGATCCAGGCGGCGGGGGCGCCGGTGGATGCGGCGGAGGCGGTGCGGCTGGCGGGCGAACTGGCGACGACGTTCGACCAGTTGCTGGTCGAGGAGGTTGCCCCGCACACCCTTCATACCATTGAAATTGCACAAGAATTATCCGCGCATTGGGAGCGGTCGCTGGCGCTGTTCGATGCGGTGCTCGACGCATGGCCCGCCGAGCTGGAGCGGCTGGGGCGGATCGACATGGTCGAGCGGCGTATCCGCCTGATCGACCGGCTCGAGCGACGCTGGCGCGCCACCCCACCTGGCGGGTTCGTCTGCGCGGCGGGGGTCACCGGATCGGCGCCCGCGATTGCGCGGCTGCTGCGCGCGGTGGCGGAGCTGCCGCAGGGGATGGTCGTGCTCCCCGGGCTGTCGACCGCGATCAGCGATGCCGAATGGGATTTGCTCGGCCCGCACGCCCCCGATCCGGTCAGCGGTCGGCGGCGGCGCAATATCGAGAGCCATCCGCAATTCCACCTCAAGCTGCTGCTGGAGCGGATGGGCGTCCACCGCAGCGAGTTCGACCCGTGGCGCGTCGCCAGCGACCATGACGCCCCGCCTGCGCGCAGCAAGGCGATTGCCTCCGCGATGGCGCCGCCCGAGCTGACGCATGGCTGGACCGCGCTGCCCGCCGCCGAGCGGCGGCTGGACGGGGTGCGCGCGCTCGAAGTCGCGACCCCGGCGGAGGAGGCGCAGGCGATTGCGCTGGCGCTGCGCGAGGCGCTGGAGACGCCGGGGCGGACTGCGGCGCTGGTGACTCCAGACCGCGTGCTCGCGCGGCGGGTGGCGGCGCATTGCGCGCGCTGGGGGCTGGTGATCGACGATTCGGCGGGGCAGCCGCTATCGATGCTGCCGCCGGGCACGCTGCTGCTCGCCATCGCCGATGCCGCCGCGCAGGGCTTTGCGCCGCTGCCGCTGCTGACGTTGCTCAAGCATCCGCTGGTGATGCCCGACGCTCGGCTCGCGTGGCTGGAGGGTGCGCGCACGCTCGACCGCGCGCTGCGTGGGCCGCGCCCCGCGCCGGGGTTGGCCGGAGTCGACCGTCATCTGGCCGAGCAGGACGGGCGCGAGGGGCATTTGCGCGCCGCCGCCGAGCGCTGGTGGCCGACCGCGCGCGCGCTGCTGGCGCCGCTGGAGGCGCTGTTCGCGGGTGGGCCCGCACCGCTGCCCGCGCTGGTGGCGGCGCTGCGCGAGGCGGCGCAGGCATTGGGCGGCGATGCGCTGTGGAGCCGGGCCGATGGCCGCGCGGCGGCGGACCTGCTCGACGCGCTGGAGCGCGAGGCGGTGCATGGCCCGGCGCTGGCCGAGCCCGAGGCGCTGGCGCCGCTGCTGCGCACGCTGATGGCCGAGACGGCGGTGCGCCCGCCACAGGGGGGGCACCCCCGGCTGGCGATATTGGGGCTGCTCGAGGCGCGGTTGCAGACCGCCGACCTGATGATCCTGGGCGGGCTCAACGAAGGCGTATGGCCGGGGCTGCCCGCGCCCGATCCGTGGCTCGCGCCGCGCATCCGCGCCGAACTGGGGCTGCCGGGGCTGGAGCGGCGGATCGGGCTTTCGGCGCATGATCTGGCGAGTGCGCTGGGTGCGAAGCAGGTGCTGCTGACCCGCGCCCGACGCGACGCGAGCGCGCCGACGATTGCCTCGCGCTTCTGGCTGCGGCTGGAGGCATTGTCGGGGGGGCTGGAGCGCGCGGGCGAACTGGCCGCATGGCTGCGCGCGATCGACGATGGCGGCGTCGCTGAACCTGCCCCGCGCCCCGCGCCCGCGCCCCCGGTGGCGGCGCGGCCCAAGGCGCTGTCGGTGACAGAGGTCGACCGGCTCAAGGCCGATCCTTACGCCTTTTACGCCCGCCGGATGCTGCGGCTGATGCCGCTCGACCCCGTGGACGCCGATCCCAGCGCGGCGTGGCGCGGGACGGCGGTCCATGCGGTGCTCCAGCGCTGGTTCGAGCTGGACGGCTGCGCGCCCGAAAAGCTGCGTGCCCGTGCCGAGGCGATGCTGGTCGATGAGCCCACCCACCCGATGATGCGCGCGCTGTGGCAGCCGCGATTGATGGAGGCGATCGACTGGATCGCCGCGCAGATCGCCGCCGATCCTTCGCGCAAGGTTATTGCGGTCGAGACGCGCGGGGTGATCCCGTTTGCAGGGGTCGAGCTGAGCGGGACGTTCGACCGTATCGACCGGCTGGCGGACGGCAGCCTGGCGATCGTCGACTACAAGACCGGCAAGCCGCCGAGCCTGGCAGCGGTGCGCGAGGGGTTCAGCCTCCAGCTCGGGCTGCTCGGGCTGATCGCCGAGCGCGGCGGGTTCGAGGGGGTCGAAGGGCGGGCGAGCGCGTTCGAATATTGGTCGCTGTCGCGCAACCCGCGCGGCGGATTTGGCTATGTCGAGAGTCCGTGCGACACGCGGCGGCGCGATTACCTGCCCGCCGACGATTTCGTCGATGCGGCGGTCGCGCAGTTCGAGGGTGCGGCGCGGATGTGGCTGACGGGGGACGAACCCTTCACCGCCAAGCTCCACCCCGATTATGCGCCCTATGCCGAGTATGACCAGCTGATGCGCCGCGACGAATGGTATGGCCGTGACTGA
- a CDS encoding vWA domain-containing protein: MFLSFIDALRAAGIPASLKEHLVLLEALDRDVIERTPEAFYYLARATFVKDEGLLDRFDQVFAKVFRGVATSYGTAPADIPEDWLKAVAEKFLTPEEMARIESLGSWDEIMATLKQRLEEQHARHEGGSKWIGTGGTSPFGNGGYNPEGVRIGGEGKHGRALKVWEGREFRNLDNSRELGTRNIKVALRRLRRFAREGAADELDIDATIAGTARQGWLDVQMRPERHNAVKLLLFLDVGGSMDPFVKLCEELFSAATAEFKNLEFFYFHNCVYEGVWKDNRRRHAELTPTWDILHKYGHDYKLIFVGDASMSAYEISHPGGSVEHFNDEPGAAWMQRLVNTYPAAVWLNVLPEAHWSYTQSVRLIRELMQDRMYPLTLAGLDAAMRELSRKR; encoded by the coding sequence ATGTTCCTGTCCTTCATCGACGCGCTTCGCGCCGCCGGCATCCCCGCCAGCCTGAAGGAGCATCTCGTCCTGCTCGAAGCGCTCGACCGCGACGTGATCGAGCGCACGCCCGAGGCATTCTACTACCTCGCCCGCGCGACCTTCGTGAAGGACGAAGGGCTGCTCGACCGCTTCGACCAGGTGTTCGCCAAGGTATTTCGCGGCGTCGCGACCAGCTATGGCACCGCCCCCGCCGACATCCCCGAGGACTGGCTGAAGGCGGTGGCAGAGAAATTCCTGACCCCCGAGGAAATGGCGCGGATCGAATCGCTGGGGTCGTGGGATGAGATCATGGCGACTCTCAAGCAGCGGCTGGAGGAGCAGCACGCCCGGCATGAGGGCGGCAGCAAATGGATCGGCACCGGCGGCACCTCCCCCTTCGGCAATGGCGGCTATAACCCTGAGGGCGTCCGGATCGGCGGCGAAGGCAAGCACGGCCGCGCGCTGAAAGTGTGGGAAGGCCGCGAGTTCCGCAACCTCGACAACAGCCGCGAACTCGGCACCCGCAACATCAAGGTCGCGCTACGCCGCCTGCGCCGCTTCGCGCGCGAAGGCGCGGCGGACGAGCTCGACATCGACGCCACGATCGCCGGCACCGCGCGCCAGGGCTGGCTCGACGTCCAGATGCGTCCCGAGCGCCACAACGCCGTCAAGCTGCTGCTCTTCCTCGACGTTGGCGGGTCGATGGACCCCTTCGTCAAGCTGTGCGAGGAGCTGTTCTCCGCGGCGACGGCAGAGTTCAAGAACCTGGAGTTCTTCTACTTCCACAACTGCGTCTACGAAGGCGTGTGGAAGGATAATCGCCGGCGCCATGCCGAACTCACCCCGACCTGGGACATCCTCCACAAATATGGCCATGACTATAAGCTGATCTTCGTCGGCGATGCGTCGATGAGCGCCTATGAGATCAGCCACCCCGGCGGATCGGTCGAGCATTTCAACGACGAGCCCGGCGCGGCGTGGATGCAGCGGCTGGTGAACACCTATCCCGCCGCCGTCTGGCTCAACGTGCTGCCCGAGGCGCATTGGAGCTATACCCAGTCGGTCCGGCTGATCCGCGAACTGATGCAGGACCGGATGTACCCGCTGACGCTGGCCGGGCTGGACGCGGCGATGCGCGAGCTTAGCCGGAAGCGTTAA
- a CDS encoding Hpt domain-containing protein, whose amino-acid sequence MAYDPGAIDATLAAAVGDEPALIAELREAFLDGVRRCLETMKSADNADAWTTSALRLKGLAASFGAIRLMSAASEAATGQPHDSAVLRRLHRAFERL is encoded by the coding sequence ATGGCTTATGATCCCGGTGCTATCGATGCGACACTGGCCGCGGCAGTCGGCGACGAGCCTGCGCTGATCGCGGAGTTGCGCGAGGCGTTTCTGGACGGCGTGCGGCGCTGTCTCGAAACGATGAAGTCTGCGGACAACGCCGATGCCTGGACGACGTCCGCGCTTCGGCTGAAAGGCCTCGCGGCGAGCTTCGGCGCGATCCGGCTGATGTCGGCGGCGTCGGAGGCGGCGACCGGGCAGCCGCATGACAGCGCCGTCTTGCGACGATTGCACCGCGCTTTCGAGAGGCTGTAA
- a CDS encoding coiled-coil domain-containing protein codes for MIGGQPAISIREATHDDVPQLLSEAEAFGGAEPLDFTFDEAEATAGTLRWIFPALALLVAIACIGGMLALAWPSLQAGLPPVATVQLIGALCVPPALIALLYLIALRTSRAEARRFGASARAMREEAAMLERVVGTLARRIDANRAALSEQTNILIAMGDRAAERIEAVTHSISAQSRAIDASTRALGDATTDAERRVDVVLSSLPKAQDEMRGLAERVDTAGLLASQHASALDAQLTALAERGREADAVAGGAAERLAAHIARMEATSETASARLERVTEQMSAEVDIVLDRAAHAVDEARRGIAAQGEAILAMLGANQAALDRAGRDTADALAERLRTIEDAIGRVGTRLAEEQGRGDTLFAGLSSGVDRLDRELQALHTAGTGRTRDLAASISALHGSVDAMSEAMVTGDTLARQVIGTADHLLTALDASAREIDETLPEALARLDDRIAASRKVVAGAKPELLALVTAAESTHDAIEAIADVVAQQRDTLAKTQASLLDTLATGGEQAEMLGQIVDETIATTRSFADTAAPQLAEALLRVRETATAAAEHSRQALVGIVPGVARALEEASGTALQRAIDNSIRRQLTELADTTEAAVHAAARASEKLAQQMRSLAESTAQVEAQIAAGRAEREAADSDQFARRVSLLIEAMNSASIDIAKAFSVDVTDSAWSAYLKGDRGVFTRRAVRLLDPGDTREIVRLYDEDSDFRDNVNRYIHDFEAMLRQILTLRDGSPLGVTLLSSDMGKLYVALAQAIERLRG; via the coding sequence ATGATTGGGGGACAACCGGCGATATCCATTCGCGAAGCCACGCACGACGACGTGCCGCAGCTCCTTTCGGAGGCGGAAGCCTTTGGCGGCGCAGAGCCGTTGGATTTCACCTTCGACGAAGCGGAAGCGACTGCGGGCACGCTGCGCTGGATATTCCCGGCCCTCGCGTTGCTGGTCGCGATCGCGTGCATCGGCGGGATGCTCGCACTGGCCTGGCCCTCGCTCCAGGCGGGGCTTCCCCCCGTGGCGACGGTGCAACTGATCGGCGCGCTCTGCGTCCCGCCTGCGCTGATCGCGCTGCTCTACCTGATCGCGCTCCGAACCAGCCGCGCCGAAGCCCGCCGCTTCGGCGCCAGCGCCCGCGCGATGCGCGAAGAGGCGGCGATGCTCGAGCGCGTCGTCGGCACGCTGGCGCGCCGCATCGACGCAAACCGCGCGGCGCTGTCCGAACAGACCAACATCCTGATCGCAATGGGCGATCGTGCTGCCGAGCGGATCGAGGCGGTAACGCACAGCATCAGCGCGCAGTCGCGGGCCATCGACGCAAGCACCCGGGCGCTGGGCGACGCCACGACCGACGCCGAACGCCGCGTGGACGTCGTGCTGTCGTCGCTGCCCAAAGCGCAGGACGAGATGCGCGGGCTGGCCGAGCGCGTCGATACCGCCGGGCTGCTCGCCAGCCAGCACGCCTCGGCGCTCGACGCGCAATTGACGGCGCTGGCCGAGCGCGGGCGCGAGGCCGATGCAGTCGCTGGCGGCGCTGCCGAGCGGCTGGCCGCGCACATCGCGCGCATGGAAGCGACCAGCGAGACCGCGAGCGCGCGGCTGGAGCGCGTGACCGAGCAAATGTCCGCCGAGGTGGATATCGTGCTGGATCGCGCCGCCCATGCCGTCGACGAGGCGCGGCGGGGCATCGCCGCGCAGGGCGAGGCGATCCTGGCGATGCTCGGCGCCAACCAGGCCGCGCTCGATCGCGCGGGGCGCGACACCGCCGATGCGCTGGCCGAGCGGCTGCGCACGATCGAGGACGCGATCGGTCGCGTCGGCACCCGCCTCGCCGAGGAGCAGGGCCGCGGCGATACGCTGTTCGCCGGTCTGTCCTCGGGCGTCGACCGCCTCGACCGCGAGCTTCAGGCGCTCCACACTGCGGGCACGGGCCGCACCCGGGACCTTGCCGCCTCGATCAGCGCGCTCCACGGCTCGGTCGACGCCATGTCCGAAGCGATGGTGACGGGCGACACCCTGGCGCGGCAGGTGATCGGCACCGCCGACCATCTGCTGACCGCGCTCGACGCATCGGCGCGCGAGATCGACGAAACCCTGCCCGAGGCGCTGGCCCGGCTCGACGACCGGATCGCGGCGAGCCGCAAGGTGGTGGCGGGCGCCAAGCCCGAACTGCTCGCGCTCGTCACCGCCGCCGAGAGCACGCATGACGCGATCGAGGCGATTGCCGATGTCGTCGCCCAGCAACGCGATACCCTCGCCAAGACCCAGGCTTCGCTGCTCGATACGCTCGCGACCGGCGGCGAGCAGGCCGAGATGCTGGGCCAGATCGTCGACGAGACGATCGCGACGACGCGCAGCTTCGCCGACACTGCGGCACCGCAACTGGCGGAGGCGCTGCTCCGCGTGCGCGAGACCGCAACCGCCGCCGCCGAACATAGCCGACAGGCGTTGGTGGGCATCGTCCCCGGCGTCGCGCGCGCATTGGAAGAGGCGAGCGGGACCGCGCTCCAGCGCGCGATCGACAATTCGATCCGCCGCCAGCTCACCGAACTGGCCGACACGACCGAGGCAGCCGTCCACGCCGCCGCGCGCGCCTCCGAAAAGCTGGCCCAGCAGATGCGGTCGCTCGCCGAATCGACCGCGCAGGTCGAGGCGCAGATCGCAGCGGGGCGCGCCGAACGCGAAGCCGCCGACAGCGACCAGTTCGCGCGGCGCGTATCGCTGTTGATCGAAGCGATGAACTCGGCGTCGATCGACATCGCCAAGGCATTCTCGGTCGACGTCACCGACAGCGCCTGGTCGGCCTATCTCAAGGGCGATCGCGGCGTCTTCACCCGCCGCGCGGTGCGCCTGCTTGACCCCGGCGACACGCGCGAGATCGTCCGGCTATATGACGAGGACAGCGATTTCCGCGACAACGTCAATCGCTACATCCACGATTTCGAAGCGATGCTGCGCCAGATACTGACGCTGCGCGACGGCTCGCCGCTCGGCGTCACGTTGCTGTCGTCCGACATGGGCAAGCTCTATGTCGCGCTGGCCCAGGCGATCGAGCGGCTGCGGGGATAG
- a CDS encoding SDR family oxidoreductase, with the protein MQRLQDKTCVVTGAARGIGHAIAARFHAEGAEVILTDRDQETGHAAAAAIGCCFVALDVAEERDWEQLARLVPTADVVVNNAGITGFEDGPVPHDPEHASLEQWRAVHRVNLDGTFLGCRYAIGAMKARRAGSIINISSRSGLVGIPMAAAYAASKAAVRNHSKSVALYCAQQRWQIRCNSIHPAAILTPMWEPMLGTGPDREARMAALVADTPLRRFGLPEEVAAVAAMLAADESAYVTGAEFTIDGGLLAGSSATPGG; encoded by the coding sequence ATGCAAAGACTACAAGACAAGACCTGCGTCGTCACCGGCGCAGCGCGCGGCATCGGCCACGCCATCGCCGCCCGCTTCCATGCCGAAGGCGCGGAGGTGATCCTCACCGATAGGGACCAAGAAACCGGACACGCTGCCGCCGCGGCGATCGGCTGCTGCTTCGTCGCGCTCGACGTTGCCGAGGAACGCGACTGGGAGCAACTCGCCCGCCTCGTCCCCACTGCCGACGTCGTGGTGAACAATGCCGGGATCACCGGCTTCGAGGACGGCCCGGTGCCGCACGATCCCGAACATGCCTCGCTCGAACAGTGGCGCGCGGTGCATCGCGTCAACCTGGATGGCACCTTCCTGGGCTGCCGCTATGCGATCGGCGCGATGAAGGCCCGGCGGGCGGGCTCGATCATCAACATCTCGTCGCGCTCGGGGCTCGTCGGGATACCGATGGCCGCAGCCTATGCCGCGTCGAAGGCGGCGGTGCGCAACCACAGCAAGAGCGTCGCGCTCTATTGCGCGCAGCAGCGATGGCAGATTCGCTGCAACTCGATCCACCCCGCCGCGATCCTGACGCCGATGTGGGAGCCGATGCTGGGCACCGGGCCGGACCGCGAAGCGCGCATGGCGGCGCTGGTGGCCGATACGCCCTTGCGCCGCTTCGGACTGCCCGAAGAGGTGGCCGCGGTCGCCGCAATGCTGGCTGCGGACGAGTCCGCCTATGTCACCGGCGCCGAATTCACCATCGATGGCGGCCTGCTGGCGGGGTCGAGCGCGACGCCCGGCGGGTGA
- a CDS encoding DUF1467 family protein: MRWQSILAIYILFWAFSVFLVLPFGVRTAQEAGADLVPGQAESAPVSFNARKIFLRTTIVATVLFLIFYCNYVFGWVTADMLDWVH, encoded by the coding sequence GTGCGGTGGCAGTCGATCCTGGCGATCTATATCCTGTTCTGGGCGTTTTCGGTGTTCCTGGTGCTGCCGTTCGGCGTTCGCACCGCGCAGGAAGCGGGGGCCGATCTGGTCCCCGGCCAGGCCGAAAGCGCGCCGGTCAGTTTCAATGCGCGCAAGATTTTTCTGCGCACCACGATCGTCGCGACGGTGCTGTTCCTGATCTTCTACTGCAATTATGTGTTTGGCTGGGTGACGGCGGACATGCTCGACTGGGTGCATTGA
- a CDS encoding ribonuclease J gives MTPAKELLFLALGGSGEIGMNVNLYGTQGKWLMVDCGITFGDSNYPGIDVILPDLQFIEDRLDDLLGIVLTHGHEDHIGALPYLAADLGVPLYATPFTAGLIRGKLEEEGNDDRITLNVVDEEGPFKIGPFTITYAPLAHSIPEGNALVIDTPYGRVFHTGDWKLDEAPSLGGASTAAELTAIGDKGVLALVCDSTNVFNPEASGSEADVRVGLDEVIGAATGRVLVTTFASNAARLQTLGDVARDTGRELCVAGRSLDRIIRVAKATGYLRDFPETVDFDTAMRLPPSRVLIVATGGQGEPRAALNRIAEGSHVLKVHEGDTVVFSSRQIPGNEIAIGKIMNTLADKGVILITDRQAFVHVSGHPGRPELAEMYKWIRPEIILPVHGEIRHMHEQARFALSQGVPQAITQVNGEIYRLAPGKPKKLGDATVGRLVLDGDVILPADGSTINERRKLALYGQLSVAVAVRNGKLAGRPQVRVQGVPVEEDREVFLEEAARAAAEAVAKDGKSIEKLRETLRLAVRRVATRYTGKKPVVDVLIVEV, from the coding sequence GTGACTCCGGCAAAAGAACTTCTTTTCCTCGCGCTTGGCGGCTCGGGCGAGATCGGCATGAACGTCAATCTCTATGGCACCCAGGGCAAATGGCTGATGGTCGATTGCGGGATCACCTTCGGCGACTCGAACTATCCCGGCATCGACGTGATCCTGCCCGACCTCCAGTTCATCGAGGATCGGCTCGACGACCTGCTCGGCATCGTGCTGACGCACGGGCATGAGGATCATATCGGCGCGCTGCCCTATCTCGCCGCCGATTTGGGCGTGCCGCTCTATGCCACGCCGTTCACCGCCGGGCTGATCCGGGGGAAGCTCGAGGAAGAGGGCAATGACGACCGCATCACGCTGAACGTCGTCGACGAGGAAGGGCCGTTCAAGATCGGGCCGTTCACGATCACCTATGCCCCGCTCGCGCATTCGATTCCCGAGGGCAATGCGCTGGTGATCGACACGCCCTATGGCCGTGTGTTCCACACCGGCGACTGGAAGCTGGACGAGGCGCCGTCGCTGGGCGGCGCATCGACCGCGGCGGAACTGACCGCGATCGGTGACAAGGGCGTGCTGGCGCTGGTGTGCGATTCGACCAACGTGTTCAATCCCGAGGCTTCGGGGTCGGAGGCGGACGTGCGCGTCGGGCTGGACGAAGTGATCGGCGCCGCCACCGGGCGGGTGCTGGTCACGACCTTCGCGTCGAACGCGGCGCGGCTCCAGACGCTGGGCGACGTCGCGCGCGATACCGGGCGCGAGCTGTGCGTCGCCGGGCGCTCGCTCGACCGGATCATCCGCGTGGCCAAGGCGACCGGCTATCTGCGCGATTTCCCCGAGACGGTCGATTTCGACACCGCGATGCGGCTGCCGCCGTCGCGCGTGCTGATCGTCGCGACGGGCGGGCAGGGCGAGCCGCGCGCCGCGCTGAACCGCATTGCCGAGGGCAGCCATGTCCTGAAGGTGCATGAGGGCGATACCGTCGTCTTCTCGTCGCGCCAGATTCCCGGCAACGAGATCGCGATCGGCAAGATCATGAACACGCTGGCCGACAAGGGCGTGATCCTGATCACCGATCGCCAGGCGTTCGTCCATGTCTCCGGGCATCCGGGTCGCCCGGAGCTGGCCGAGATGTACAAATGGATCCGGCCCGAGATCATCCTGCCGGTGCATGGCGAGATCCGTCACATGCACGAACAGGCGCGGTTCGCGCTGTCGCAGGGCGTGCCGCAGGCGATTACGCAGGTGAACGGCGAAATCTATCGCCTCGCCCCCGGCAAGCCCAAAAAGCTGGGCGACGCGACCGTGGGCCGGCTTGTCCTCGATGGCGACGTGATCCTGCCCGCCGACGGTTCGACGATCAACGAGCGGCGCAAGCTGGCGCTGTATGGCCAGCTTTCGGTCGCAGTGGCGGTTCGGAACGGCAAGCTGGCCGGGCGGCCGCAGGTGCGGGTGCAGGGCGTGCCGGTCGAGGAGGATCGCGAAGTCTTTCTCGAAGAAGCCGCGCGCGCTGCCGCAGAAGCCGTGGCGAAGGACGGCAAGAGCATCGAGAAGCTGCGCGAGACGTTGCGGCTCGCGGTGCGCCGGGTCGCCACGCGCTATACGGGCAAGAAGCCGGTGGTCGATGTGCTGATCGTGGAGGTGTAA
- a CDS encoding type III pantothenate kinase, translating to MLLAIDAGNTNIVFALVETGGAAGGKIRARWRIATDPRRTADEYAVWLNQLLVLEGFSRSDVSAVIVGTVVPRALHNLQVLSSKYFGTEAVIAGQEGAEWGFALDVEEPGNLGADRALNAIAGHARHPGDLIIVDFGTAATFDVIDYRGAYKGGIIAPGINLSLDALVTAAAKLPRIAITAPDSTSVIGRNTVDQMHIGIYWGYVAMIEGLVARMKAEVGRPSKVIATGGLAVLFEKHTDTFDVIEPDLTIQGLAMLWERTQIGN from the coding sequence ATGCTGCTCGCGATCGATGCCGGCAACACCAATATCGTCTTTGCGCTGGTCGAGACCGGCGGCGCCGCGGGGGGGAAGATCCGTGCGCGCTGGCGCATCGCCACCGATCCGCGCCGGACGGCCGACGAATATGCGGTGTGGCTCAACCAACTCCTTGTGTTGGAAGGGTTTTCCAGATCGGACGTCAGCGCAGTGATCGTTGGGACCGTCGTCCCGCGCGCGCTGCACAACCTCCAGGTGCTGAGCAGCAAATATTTCGGTACCGAGGCGGTGATCGCGGGGCAGGAGGGCGCCGAATGGGGCTTTGCGCTCGATGTCGAGGAGCCGGGCAATCTGGGCGCGGACCGCGCGCTCAATGCGATCGCCGGGCATGCGCGGCATCCCGGTGACCTGATCATCGTCGATTTCGGCACCGCCGCGACGTTCGACGTGATCGATTATCGCGGCGCCTATAAGGGCGGGATCATCGCGCCGGGGATCAATTTGTCGCTCGATGCGCTGGTCACCGCGGCGGCGAAGCTTCCGCGCATCGCGATCACCGCGCCGGACAGTACCAGCGTCATCGGGCGCAACACCGTCGACCAGATGCATATCGGCATCTATTGGGGCTATGTCGCGATGATCGAGGGATTGGTCGCGCGGATGAAGGCCGAAGTGGGACGGCCATCGAAAGTGATCGCGACCGGCGGGCTTGCGGTGTTGTTCGAGAAGCATACCGATACGTTCGATGTGATCGAACCGGACTTGACGATTCAGGGGTTGGCGATGCTGTGGGAACGGACCCAAATCGGCAATTGA
- a CDS encoding biotin--[acetyl-CoA-carboxylase] ligase: protein MRTVAETGSTNADMAALALNGAGEGLWLRADRQTGGRGRQGREWVSPPGNLFISTLVRLRPSDPPAATLALVAAVALEEAVAVFLPGAGVTIKWPNDLLVEGAKLSGILLERSGDAVVIGFGVNLAHHPESLERPATSVGAHAPAPNVAIVAQTLAECFDRWLGRWRGEGIAPVRDRWLARAHPRGTALTARLADGEAIDGLFHGLDASGALILRLADGAQRVIHAADVFLL, encoded by the coding sequence ATCCGTACAGTTGCCGAGACAGGGTCGACCAACGCGGACATGGCCGCGCTCGCGCTGAACGGCGCGGGCGAGGGGCTGTGGCTGCGGGCCGATCGCCAGACCGGCGGGCGCGGGCGGCAGGGGCGCGAATGGGTCTCGCCGCCGGGCAATCTGTTCATCAGCACCCTCGTCCGGCTGCGGCCCAGCGACCCGCCCGCCGCCACGCTGGCGCTGGTCGCGGCGGTCGCGCTGGAGGAGGCGGTGGCGGTGTTCCTGCCCGGCGCGGGCGTGACGATCAAATGGCCCAATGACCTGTTGGTGGAGGGCGCCAAGCTCTCCGGCATCCTGCTCGAACGCAGCGGCGATGCCGTGGTGATCGGGTTCGGAGTCAATCTGGCGCATCATCCCGAGTCCCTCGAGCGCCCCGCGACCAGCGTCGGCGCGCATGCTCCGGCGCCGAACGTGGCGATCGTTGCCCAGACGCTGGCCGAATGCTTTGACCGCTGGCTGGGGCGGTGGCGGGGTGAGGGGATCGCTCCGGTCCGCGATCGCTGGCTCGCCCGCGCCCATCCGCGCGGCACTGCGCTGACTGCCCGGTTGGCCGATGGCGAGGCCATTGACGGGCTTTTCCACGGGCTCGACGCGAGCGGCGCGCTCATCCTGCGCTTGGCCGATGGCGCGCAGCGTGTCATTCACGCGGCCGACGTGTTCCTGCTCTGA